The following proteins are co-located in the Candidatus Paracaedibacter acanthamoebae genome:
- the thyX gene encoding FAD-dependent thymidylate synthase produces the protein MVLNALQEQEILNQQKETFQTRRATVPALEEILFDAIPLLDHGFIRVVDYMGDDSAVVQAARVSYGKGTKKVSEDQGLINYLMRHRHSTPFEMCEIKFHVKLPIFVARQWIRHRTANVNEYSARYSIMDKEFYIPRSEHMAAQSKINHQGRGEVLEEARAEKIMQLLKDDALRAYDHYQLMLNETETGDKIDDNEDGLARELARMNLPVNFYTQWYWKIDLHNFMHFLSLRADPHAQYEIRVYAEAMLDVMKKWVPATYQAFMDYRMGAAYLSSKGLSVIQALLAGRNLTREESGMSLREWRELESVLQIKLP, from the coding sequence ATGGTATTGAATGCTTTACAAGAACAAGAAATTTTAAACCAACAAAAGGAAACTTTTCAAACACGGCGGGCGACTGTTCCAGCGTTAGAGGAAATTCTTTTTGATGCAATTCCCCTATTGGACCATGGCTTTATCCGTGTCGTTGATTATATGGGAGATGATTCTGCAGTTGTTCAAGCTGCCCGAGTTTCCTATGGTAAGGGGACAAAGAAAGTCAGCGAGGATCAAGGATTGATCAATTATTTGATGCGCCATCGTCATTCGACTCCGTTTGAAATGTGTGAAATTAAATTTCATGTTAAGCTGCCAATTTTTGTGGCGCGTCAGTGGATTCGCCATCGGACGGCAAATGTGAATGAATATTCAGCTCGTTATTCAATTATGGATAAAGAATTTTACATTCCAAGGTCAGAACATATGGCGGCTCAATCTAAAATTAATCACCAAGGTCGCGGTGAGGTGTTGGAAGAGGCAAGAGCAGAAAAAATTATGCAGCTTTTAAAAGACGATGCATTGCGTGCCTATGATCATTATCAACTGATGCTGAATGAAACTGAAACAGGTGATAAGATTGATGACAATGAAGATGGTTTAGCGCGAGAGCTAGCTCGTATGAATTTACCTGTCAATTTCTATACTCAATGGTATTGGAAGATTGACCTTCACAACTTCATGCATTTCTTATCATTGCGGGCAGATCCTCATGCTCAATATGAAATCCGTGTCTATGCAGAAGCGATGCTTGATGTCATGAAAAAGTGGGTTCCCGCCACTTATCAAGCTTTCATGGATTACCGCATGGGGGCTGCTTATTTGTCCTCAAAGGGACTGTCAGTTATTCAAGCTTTGCTAGCCGGCCGCAACTTGACACGTGAAGAATCAGGGATGAGCCTGCGGGAATGGCGTGAACTTGAAAGTGTTTTGCAGATAAAACTTCCATAA
- a CDS encoding tetratricopeptide repeat protein, with protein MKLSKALCLMLCLSSSSAVIADESYGDLSARIGDLEKRIGGQSASGEDFATQEDLESLKNQIKELRGRIEVLEHQSSKNSTATGTISTVSAATDSIDDCDAVAGDDAAEDDVEAILQDLATAPASGKEAARDKATEKAEKEAPTGILEKSDDNAQYDQAMALYKKKEYAEAEEAFRYYVKQYPKGKQITQAKLHIADCELATATETKQKGMAKTAAADFAAAYKANPKGSTGAQALLGMAQSIKLQGETKKACVVLKKLKADFPKEKSTMAKAKDLSKQYKCN; from the coding sequence ATGAAATTATCTAAAGCCCTGTGTTTAATGTTATGCTTATCGTCCTCTTCAGCTGTTATAGCGGATGAGTCTTATGGTGATTTAAGTGCCCGGATTGGTGACCTTGAAAAAAGGATTGGCGGGCAAAGTGCCAGCGGAGAAGATTTTGCGACCCAGGAAGATCTAGAATCCTTAAAAAATCAAATCAAAGAACTCAGAGGCCGCATCGAAGTTTTAGAACACCAGAGCTCTAAAAATTCAACAGCCACCGGCACTATCTCAACCGTTTCTGCCGCTACCGACTCTATTGATGACTGTGATGCCGTTGCTGGCGATGATGCGGCAGAGGATGATGTCGAGGCCATTCTACAAGATTTAGCAACAGCTCCCGCCTCGGGGAAAGAAGCTGCTCGGGATAAAGCCACCGAGAAAGCTGAAAAAGAAGCCCCAACCGGAATTTTAGAAAAAAGCGATGACAATGCCCAGTACGATCAAGCCATGGCTTTATACAAGAAAAAAGAGTACGCTGAAGCCGAAGAAGCTTTCCGGTATTACGTCAAGCAATATCCAAAAGGCAAACAAATAACTCAGGCAAAACTTCATATTGCTGACTGTGAATTGGCTACAGCGACAGAAACAAAGCAGAAAGGTATGGCTAAGACAGCAGCGGCTGATTTTGCGGCAGCTTATAAAGCCAATCCAAAAGGATCGACAGGGGCTCAGGCATTATTAGGAATGGCTCAGTCGATCAAACTCCAGGGTGAAACCAAAAAAGCCTGCGTTGTCTTAAAGAAATTGAAAGCTGATTTTCCCAAAGAAAAATCAACAATGGCCAAGGCTAAAGATCTTTCTAAACAATATAAGTGTAATTAA
- the lpxK gene encoding tetraacyldisaccharide 4'-kinase yields the protein MTLKAPQFWRQEGLLSLLLSPLGWLYGQIVAWRLRGAKNKVRVPVICVGNLTLGGSGKTPTVIALAQEFQRLGHTPHVLSRGYGGKSYQALKVDTGHHTAAEVGDEAFLLAEIAPTWVGANRYRSAQAAINAGATMLIMDDGLQNPTLHQDFKIAVFDGQIPLINKKIFPAGPLREDFSKGLQRIDHLLLLNFTGCPVWAGQLPYTLATTISEQIPTQDRYLAFAGIGYPEKFFKLLEKKGFNIIETYSFADHHPYSLEDINKLTQKAKKMKAQLITTEKDLVKIPKSAKKNIQPLKIRLEADLTEIVNKVLKFF from the coding sequence GTGACCTTAAAGGCCCCTCAGTTTTGGCGTCAAGAGGGATTGCTGAGCCTTCTGTTATCGCCTCTTGGTTGGTTGTATGGTCAGATTGTGGCATGGCGCTTGAGGGGGGCTAAAAACAAGGTTAGAGTACCTGTCATTTGTGTTGGAAATTTAACACTGGGTGGATCGGGTAAAACCCCCACAGTGATTGCACTAGCTCAAGAATTTCAGCGATTAGGGCATACTCCCCATGTTTTAAGTCGAGGTTATGGCGGGAAAAGCTACCAAGCTTTGAAGGTTGATACGGGGCACCATACGGCGGCTGAAGTGGGGGATGAGGCCTTCCTTTTGGCTGAGATTGCCCCCACATGGGTGGGTGCCAATCGATATCGATCGGCTCAGGCGGCTATAAATGCAGGCGCAACGATGCTCATTATGGATGATGGGTTGCAAAACCCGACTTTACATCAAGATTTTAAAATTGCTGTTTTTGATGGACAAATTCCCTTAATCAATAAAAAAATTTTCCCAGCCGGGCCGCTGCGTGAGGATTTTTCGAAAGGGCTACAGCGAATTGACCACCTGTTATTACTTAATTTTACAGGTTGCCCTGTTTGGGCTGGTCAATTGCCTTATACGCTAGCAACTACCATTTCTGAGCAGATACCAACACAAGATCGTTATTTGGCTTTTGCGGGGATCGGATATCCTGAAAAGTTTTTTAAGCTTTTGGAAAAAAAGGGTTTTAACATTATTGAAACTTATTCTTTTGCGGATCATCATCCCTATTCCCTGGAAGATATAAACAAATTGACCCAAAAAGCCAAGAAGATGAAAGCCCAGCTGATTACAACAGAAAAAGACTTGGTTAAAATTCC
- a CDS encoding helix-turn-helix domain-containing protein, whose amino-acid sequence MPDTDFLNIGHNLRMLRKLRGISQAALGQMIGVSGQMIQKYETGQSQVSSKTLHLLAEKLNADIRQFFDGSDGFVDLSEDGETYEVEVDDRIKDLIKVYSQLSNDDKDRLIAMAAVLASLKKDKS is encoded by the coding sequence ATGCCTGATACAGATTTTCTGAATATTGGCCACAATCTCAGAATGCTTCGTAAGCTGAGAGGAATTAGCCAAGCCGCTTTGGGACAAATGATTGGGGTATCTGGGCAAATGATCCAGAAATACGAAACAGGTCAAAGTCAAGTTTCATCTAAAACCCTGCATCTTTTGGCCGAGAAACTGAATGCAGATATTCGCCAGTTTTTTGATGGCAGTGATGGATTTGTTGATCTGTCGGAAGACGGAGAAACTTATGAGGTTGAAGTTGATGATCGTATCAAAGATTTAATCAAAGTCTACTCACAACTCTCTAATGATGATAAGGATCGTCTTATTGCTATGGCCGCTGTCCTAGCAAGCTTGAAAAAAGATAAGTCTTAG
- a CDS encoding branched-chain amino acid transport system II carrier protein, giving the protein MTYKRVVLTSGFAMFSMFFGSGNLVFPLIIGKETLDVSVYGTLGLISTAVIVPFLGLFGMILYNGDTRAYFNKLGKIPAFLLTLMMLSLMGPFGVVPRCITVAYGGLNVLYPDMSFMWFSLGFCALVTLLIWKSNRVVDVIGLVLTPFKLGGLLLLLLIGLYYAPPVTSTTISSSAGFFTGLHLGYQTMDLMAAFFFSATTVAYLRQNLHKGDGGAILFRISLYSLLIGAALLAIAYIGFVALGAYYAPDLVGVKPESLLVAIADKTLGALALPIVGYTMAVACLATAVILTILFVDFLYLEILKGKIGEKAAIFITIGTTFAISLLGFSKICSVLGEVLEITYPALIGLAIGNILAATTKIDLSRYAFWSILVLNIAYKYVY; this is encoded by the coding sequence ATGACCTACAAACGGGTAGTTTTAACTTCTGGCTTTGCCATGTTTTCAATGTTTTTTGGTTCTGGCAATCTTGTTTTCCCTCTTATAATTGGTAAAGAAACTCTAGATGTTTCTGTTTACGGAACTCTTGGCCTTATTAGTACAGCTGTTATTGTGCCTTTTTTAGGGTTGTTTGGTATGATTCTTTATAATGGTGATACGCGGGCTTACTTTAATAAATTAGGCAAAATACCCGCCTTTCTCTTAACGCTGATGATGTTATCCTTGATGGGGCCTTTTGGGGTAGTCCCACGCTGTATTACAGTGGCCTATGGTGGTTTAAATGTCCTTTATCCCGACATGTCCTTTATGTGGTTTTCTTTGGGGTTTTGCGCTTTAGTTACCTTATTAATATGGAAATCTAACCGAGTGGTCGATGTTATTGGGTTAGTTTTAACACCCTTTAAACTGGGAGGGTTGTTACTACTTTTATTGATAGGGTTGTATTATGCGCCCCCCGTTACCTCAACAACAATATCATCCAGCGCAGGCTTTTTTACAGGCTTGCACTTGGGGTATCAAACAATGGATTTAATGGCGGCCTTTTTCTTTTCGGCCACGACGGTTGCTTACCTCAGACAGAATCTTCACAAGGGGGATGGGGGGGCAATTCTGTTTAGAATTAGTTTATACTCTCTTTTGATTGGTGCTGCACTTTTAGCCATAGCTTATATCGGTTTTGTGGCCTTAGGGGCTTATTATGCACCGGATTTAGTGGGTGTTAAACCTGAATCATTACTTGTGGCTATTGCTGATAAGACGTTGGGTGCTTTGGCTTTACCTATTGTTGGCTATACCATGGCTGTGGCCTGCCTGGCGACAGCTGTCATTTTGACCATTCTATTTGTCGATTTCCTTTACCTGGAGATTCTTAAAGGAAAAATTGGGGAAAAAGCAGCAATTTTTATCACTATCGGCACCACATTTGCTATTTCTCTTCTCGGTTTTTCTAAAATTTGCTCTGTGTTGGGCGAAGTCTTAGAAATAACTTATCCCGCGCTTATTGGTTTGGCGATAGGAAATATTTTAGCCGCAACGACAAAAATAGATCTCTCTCGTTATGCATTTTGGAGTATATTGGTTCTCAATATAGCATATAAATACGTATATTAA
- a CDS encoding aspartyl/asparaginyl beta-hydroxylase domain-containing protein: MFYSLSLTKLSTFVVFIVSAFVAHFRGKVKYKLMRQITDHSTFMAPINCFMYMFSKVPNTPYLDRRLFPELDIFKDNWQIIRQEALQLLEQGNIKSSEKRDDIGFNSFFKRGWKRFYLKWYSDPLPSAVATCPKTLELIAKVSSVKAAMFTFLPAGSRLGLHRDPYAGSLRYHLGLITPNSNQCFIEVDGERYVWQDGEDVLFDETYLHQAENQTDVDRLIFFCDVARPMSNRLTTFIQWFFGRFFITTAAAQNTAKDPVGVLNQFFKYIFMIHTSTRGLKRTYPFLHKILKFGSFAGLVYLIFIW; the protein is encoded by the coding sequence ATGTTTTACAGTCTATCCTTAACAAAACTTTCCACTTTTGTGGTTTTTATAGTGTCTGCATTCGTGGCCCATTTCCGTGGCAAAGTCAAATACAAACTGATGCGTCAGATCACTGACCATTCAACCTTTATGGCACCCATCAACTGTTTTATGTATATGTTTTCCAAAGTTCCAAATACACCTTATTTAGACCGACGCCTATTTCCTGAATTAGATATTTTTAAGGACAATTGGCAGATTATTCGGCAGGAAGCTTTGCAACTTCTAGAGCAAGGAAATATTAAGTCTTCCGAGAAACGCGATGATATTGGTTTTAATTCATTCTTTAAGCGTGGATGGAAGCGTTTTTACCTAAAGTGGTATAGTGATCCCTTGCCATCCGCTGTTGCAACTTGTCCTAAAACGCTAGAACTGATTGCCAAGGTTTCTTCGGTTAAGGCGGCTATGTTTACCTTTTTACCAGCAGGAAGCCGTTTGGGATTGCATCGGGATCCTTATGCTGGCTCCTTACGCTATCATCTAGGATTGATAACTCCCAACAGCAATCAATGCTTTATTGAGGTGGATGGCGAGCGCTATGTTTGGCAGGATGGAGAAGATGTCTTGTTTGATGAAACCTATCTACATCAAGCCGAGAATCAAACCGATGTTGATCGGCTGATTTTCTTTTGTGATGTGGCACGTCCAATGTCGAATCGCTTAACAACATTTATTCAGTGGTTTTTTGGTAGATTTTTTATCACAACAGCGGCAGCTCAAAATACAGCTAAAGATCCTGTCGGTGTGTTGAACCAGTTTTTTAAATATATTTTCATGATTCATACATCAACCAGAGGCTTAAAACGTACCTATCCCTTCCTGCATAAGATCTTAAAGTTTGGTTCTTTTGCGGGATTAGTCTATTTAATTTTTATATGGTAG
- a CDS encoding RluA family pseudouridine synthase — protein MQNKSDTYSLIIDACLAGQRLDKALSKSFPHLSRTRIQGLIDTGRVEIIPHRKISSSMKLLSEDRITFTIPAPEEATPSPQAISLDIIYEDADLLVINKAAGMVVHPAPGHRENTLVNALLAHCGDSLSGIGGVKRPGIVHRLDKDTSGLMVVAKNDFAHHALSAQFSDRSLSRTYIAFVWGVPNPRSGTIQTLIGRHPRNRQKMAVLTHGGREAVTHYEVLTTLGNSEDLRLNISVVQCKLATGRTHQIRVHMLHLGHPLIGDPLYGHSPKGATAIWTESMVKFPRQALHAKEISFLHPTSGKVMHFVSQLPVDLVGLEKL, from the coding sequence ATGCAAAATAAATCTGATACTTACAGTTTAATAATTGACGCTTGTCTTGCTGGACAGCGGCTTGATAAAGCTCTAAGTAAGTCATTTCCGCACTTAAGTCGCACCCGGATTCAAGGGTTGATTGATACAGGTCGGGTTGAAATTATTCCCCACCGTAAAATTTCCTCATCCATGAAACTCTTAAGCGAAGATCGGATTACATTTACCATCCCTGCACCTGAGGAAGCCACCCCATCACCTCAAGCTATCTCTTTAGATATTATTTATGAAGATGCAGACTTATTAGTCATTAACAAAGCAGCGGGTATGGTTGTGCATCCGGCCCCCGGTCATCGAGAGAATACCCTCGTGAATGCTTTGCTTGCCCATTGTGGTGATTCTTTATCTGGCATTGGTGGCGTCAAACGGCCCGGAATTGTTCACCGCCTTGATAAAGATACATCAGGTCTCATGGTGGTTGCAAAAAATGATTTTGCGCACCATGCTTTATCCGCTCAATTTAGTGACCGTAGTTTGTCGCGAACTTATATAGCTTTCGTGTGGGGGGTACCGAATCCTCGGTCGGGGACCATTCAAACATTAATTGGCCGCCATCCCCGTAACCGTCAAAAAATGGCCGTTCTCACGCATGGTGGCCGAGAGGCGGTGACCCATTATGAAGTTTTGACTACCCTTGGAAATTCAGAAGATTTGCGCCTAAACATTAGTGTGGTGCAGTGTAAACTTGCTACTGGCCGTACCCATCAAATTCGGGTGCATATGCTTCATTTAGGGCACCCCCTGATTGGAGACCCACTTTATGGACATAGCCCCAAAGGAGCCACTGCAATTTGGACTGAATCTATGGTTAAGTTTCCCCGCCAAGCTTTGCATGCTAAAGAAATTTCTTTCCTTCATCCTACCTCAGGAAAAGTCATGCATTTTGTTTCTCAATTACCAGTCGATTTAGTGGGATTGGAGAAATTGTAA
- a CDS encoding outer membrane protein, translating into MKKILLLSAIVGLIAEADASRGNIYVGPFIGMGVTDGKFRSSNDTATQIRHHRIGDKGFLGGLLVGYAYPCHNLHMGLELLGNFDTTDDKIIFEGNNPNESFKIKNRASYGFSARIGYRTSSDAVAFIRLGGEWKTHKFIYRGTLPTGSFSVSSNKTKFAFVPGLGIEAPMGGKWRARVEAKYSLSQKVNLRVPNNAAGVFTFENTNNRIRTGQTSVLMGVTYTFG; encoded by the coding sequence ATGAAAAAGATCTTATTGTTGAGTGCTATAGTCGGCCTGATCGCAGAGGCAGATGCAAGTCGTGGAAATATTTATGTGGGTCCATTTATAGGTATGGGCGTAACAGATGGCAAATTTAGGTCATCAAATGATACAGCTACTCAGATTCGTCATCATCGTATAGGAGACAAAGGATTTTTAGGTGGTCTATTAGTCGGTTATGCTTATCCTTGTCATAACTTACATATGGGACTTGAGCTTTTAGGAAACTTTGATACCACAGATGATAAAATCATTTTTGAAGGTAATAATCCAAACGAAAGTTTCAAAATTAAAAACCGTGCTTCATATGGTTTTTCTGCAAGGATTGGGTATCGCACATCTTCTGATGCTGTTGCCTTTATACGTTTAGGAGGAGAATGGAAAACCCATAAATTTATTTATCGAGGCACATTGCCTACTGGATCTTTTTCAGTTTCAAGCAATAAAACAAAATTTGCTTTTGTCCCAGGTCTTGGAATTGAAGCTCCGATGGGTGGTAAATGGCGTGCCCGAGTAGAAGCAAAATATAGCCTTTCACAAAAAGTTAACTTAAGAGTACCGAATAACGCTGCCGGGGTATTTACATTTGAAAATACCAATAATCGCATTCGTACTGGTCAAACATCCGTATTGATGGGTGTGACTTATACTTTTGGCTAA
- a CDS encoding metal ABC transporter solute-binding protein, Zn/Mn family: MKVVRFILCFCLWLGGTSYAESAPSKLKVVATFSILGDLIRNVGGEAVDVKFIVPENADPHVYQPTPQDAAMLAKADLVFVNGLDFEGWFERLISNSGYKGKVIVAGKNVSPRILVGSKGTAVDDPHAWHCVKNAMLYVEVIAEALVEAHPVFKDLILQNKTDYLKKLENLDAWVEEQYVSFPVNKRLVVTTHDAFWYYGGSYKITFLSPVGISTDAEPSAAAVAHLIKEIKAKDIRAVFIESLSSRKLVEEIAAEAGANVDGTLYADSLSSPRVSPSPAPTYIDMIRHNTLEIVKGLKS, from the coding sequence ATGAAGGTTGTTCGATTTATCCTTTGTTTTTGTCTCTGGTTGGGGGGGACGAGCTATGCAGAAAGCGCCCCTTCCAAACTAAAAGTTGTGGCAACATTTTCCATTCTAGGGGATTTGATTCGCAATGTCGGCGGTGAGGCTGTGGACGTAAAATTTATTGTTCCTGAAAATGCGGATCCCCATGTCTATCAGCCCACGCCTCAAGATGCAGCCATGTTAGCTAAAGCTGACCTTGTGTTCGTCAATGGTCTAGATTTTGAAGGATGGTTCGAGCGTTTGATTTCTAATTCGGGATATAAGGGCAAGGTAATCGTTGCTGGTAAAAATGTGAGCCCCCGAATTTTAGTGGGATCTAAAGGCACTGCTGTGGATGATCCTCATGCCTGGCATTGTGTTAAAAATGCTATGTTATATGTCGAGGTTATTGCTGAAGCGCTGGTTGAGGCACACCCAGTTTTTAAAGACTTAATCTTGCAAAACAAAACAGACTATTTAAAAAAACTGGAAAATTTAGATGCCTGGGTTGAGGAACAATATGTGTCCTTCCCTGTTAATAAACGCTTGGTGGTGACAACCCATGATGCGTTTTGGTATTATGGTGGCTCTTATAAAATTACCTTCCTATCACCGGTTGGCATCTCTACGGATGCAGAACCTTCTGCAGCTGCAGTGGCCCATTTAATTAAGGAAATCAAGGCCAAGGATATCAGAGCCGTCTTTATTGAAAGTTTATCCAGCCGTAAATTAGTCGAAGAAATTGCAGCCGAAGCAGGGGCAAATGTTGATGGTACTCTTTATGCTGATTCTTTATCCTCTCCCCGGGTTTCCCCTTCCCCAGCACCGACATACATCGACATGATTCGCCATAACACGCTGGAAATTGTCAAAGGTCTAAAGTCATAA
- a CDS encoding 3-deoxy-D-manno-octulosonic acid transferase: MLRLYRFIAQFLTPLLKAHLKRRLKQGKEDPTRLYERFGGASLPRPQGKLLWIHAASVGESVSVLQLIKDLRHKHPDISILLTTGTVTSARLMAQRLPPEVIHHYIPLDVPQWINRFLNHWQPNEVIFLESELWPNILQAVKKRSIPLMLLNASLSEKSYRRWRLARSVATEIFSYFDRILTPSLDTAIRLKGLSVETVELTTNLKFTATSLPVNQEELARLQRQITRPLFAAVSTHSGEEEKIIQAYLILKQKYPELLLILAPRHPSRAEEILKMLEETGLATARRSLEEIPTPKHHVWLIDTIGDLGLIYSLAPFCFLGGSLVPIGGHNAIEPFALNCLVIQGNQTFKSNHINLILAPVLVTVNTAEDLVAAVDTYLQHPEKFLPLQQQAQAILTEQRQGFHEIIDKIMESMQ; encoded by the coding sequence ATGTTGCGACTTTATCGTTTTATAGCTCAATTCCTGACCCCCTTGCTGAAAGCGCATTTAAAACGCCGCTTAAAGCAAGGCAAGGAAGACCCAACACGGTTGTATGAACGTTTTGGGGGGGCATCCTTGCCCCGGCCCCAAGGAAAACTGCTTTGGATCCATGCAGCAAGCGTTGGGGAATCTGTCTCAGTTTTGCAACTGATTAAGGATTTAAGACACAAGCATCCTGACATTTCTATTCTTCTAACCACAGGCACAGTGACGTCGGCTCGCTTGATGGCTCAGCGGTTACCCCCTGAGGTGATTCATCACTATATTCCCTTAGATGTTCCACAATGGATTAATCGATTTCTAAACCATTGGCAACCCAACGAAGTTATTTTTCTTGAATCAGAGCTATGGCCCAATATTTTGCAAGCTGTGAAAAAAAGATCCATTCCTTTGATGCTGTTGAATGCAAGCTTGTCAGAAAAAAGCTATCGACGCTGGCGCCTGGCAAGATCGGTCGCGACAGAGATTTTTTCTTATTTTGATCGAATCCTAACACCAAGCCTTGATACAGCTATCCGTTTAAAAGGTTTGAGTGTCGAAACAGTTGAACTCACAACCAATCTTAAATTTACAGCAACTTCTTTACCCGTTAACCAAGAAGAGTTAGCTCGCTTACAACGTCAGATAACGCGGCCTCTTTTTGCGGCTGTCAGCACTCATTCAGGGGAAGAAGAAAAAATCATCCAGGCTTATCTAATACTTAAACAAAAATACCCAGAGCTCTTGCTTATTCTTGCTCCCCGCCACCCCAGTCGAGCTGAAGAAATTCTTAAAATGTTAGAGGAGACTGGCTTAGCTACCGCCCGACGCAGTTTAGAGGAGATTCCTACCCCAAAGCACCACGTATGGCTTATTGATACAATTGGTGACCTTGGGTTGATTTACTCTCTAGCACCGTTTTGTTTTCTAGGGGGCTCGTTGGTTCCCATTGGTGGGCATAATGCTATTGAACCATTTGCCCTCAATTGTTTGGTAATCCAAGGAAATCAAACTTTTAAATCTAACCATATTAATTTAATTCTGGCACCGGTTCTGGTGACCGTAAATACCGCAGAGGATCTTGTGGCTGCTGTTGATACTTACCTGCAGCATCCCGAAAAATTCCTTCCTCTCCAGCAACAAGCTCAAGCTATTCTGACAGAACAACGTCAAGGCTTCCATGAGATTATAGATAAAATTATGGAGTCGATGCAGTGA
- the lnt gene encoding apolipoprotein N-acyltransferase has protein sequence MYGILSTLTSFAGRYPRLAIFLFGGLASLSFAPFNCFPAGIFGFSGLLYCLTYPSWSNRPYFYGWWFGFGYFTIGLYWIANGLKTAGFWYLMPLGWFGLPAFLALFIAPVVGLSCTWMRPGLARCLLFTVLWSIAEYLRGHILTGFPWNLNGYTWPLEILQVSSIIGIYGLSLLTTLLFVSLASKNRTFVAGYIILFVGLYGWGHQRLTQFPTERTGINIRLVQAAIPQQLKWVAGHFEENFNKHLGLSMMEGERPLKAIIWAEASIPTFITDYPVLMGTLAAIAPPQGYMIVGGPRHGVDNQIYTSTLVVNTQGQLIASYDKFHLVPFGEYFPLRKIFPHVSKLTHGETDYTAGLQAQTLTVEGLPPFSPLICYEAIFPGAVVATPRPDWMLNQTNDAWYGYSSGPFQHLQIVRTRAVEEGIPLVRSANNGISAVVDASGRITEQLGLDAFGFIDFDLPKALPTPTLYSQYRDLAFFILIFALGLVSFIVRRRQHA, from the coding sequence ATGTATGGGATTTTATCTACGTTAACTTCATTTGCTGGTCGTTATCCACGATTGGCAATTTTTCTATTTGGAGGCTTAGCAAGCTTAAGTTTTGCCCCTTTTAATTGTTTTCCAGCTGGAATCTTTGGATTTTCTGGTCTGCTTTACTGTTTGACCTATCCTTCCTGGTCTAACCGTCCATATTTCTATGGTTGGTGGTTTGGTTTTGGATATTTTACAATTGGTTTGTACTGGATCGCCAACGGCTTAAAAACTGCTGGATTTTGGTATTTAATGCCATTGGGCTGGTTTGGATTACCAGCCTTTTTAGCTTTATTTATTGCTCCGGTCGTTGGGTTAAGCTGTACATGGATGCGACCTGGTTTAGCTCGGTGTCTTTTATTCACGGTTTTATGGTCAATAGCGGAATACTTGCGGGGGCATATTCTGACAGGATTTCCGTGGAATTTGAACGGCTATACTTGGCCGTTAGAAATTTTGCAAGTCAGCTCAATTATTGGAATTTATGGACTAAGTCTCCTGACTACATTGTTGTTTGTGAGTTTAGCAAGCAAAAACAGAACTTTCGTTGCGGGGTATATTATTCTTTTTGTGGGACTTTATGGGTGGGGACATCAGCGCCTCACCCAGTTTCCTACTGAAAGGACAGGCATCAATATACGGCTTGTGCAAGCAGCCATTCCCCAGCAACTGAAGTGGGTGGCAGGTCATTTTGAAGAGAATTTTAATAAACATCTTGGGCTCAGCATGATGGAAGGTGAGCGGCCGTTGAAAGCGATCATTTGGGCTGAAGCAAGTATTCCAACGTTTATCACAGACTATCCCGTTTTAATGGGAACCCTGGCGGCTATTGCTCCCCCTCAAGGGTATATGATTGTTGGCGGACCGCGGCATGGGGTGGACAATCAAATATATACCAGTACACTTGTCGTTAATACGCAGGGACAGCTCATAGCTTCTTATGATAAATTCCATTTAGTCCCTTTTGGTGAATATTTCCCCTTACGAAAAATATTTCCACACGTAAGTAAGCTCACCCATGGGGAAACAGACTACACAGCTGGTCTCCAAGCGCAGACTTTAACTGTTGAAGGATTACCGCCATTTTCGCCCTTGATTTGTTATGAAGCAATTTTTCCAGGCGCGGTGGTGGCAACACCACGTCCAGATTGGATGCTTAATCAAACCAATGATGCGTGGTACGGCTATTCGAGCGGCCCCTTCCAGCATTTACAAATTGTTCGTACCCGGGCTGTTGAGGAAGGAATTCCCCTGGTTAGATCTGCTAATAATGGAATTTCAGCAGTTGTTGATGCCAGTGGACGTATTACTGAGCAATTAGGATTAGATGCGTTTGGCTTTATTGATTTTGATTTACCCAAAGCCCTTCCCACCCCAACACTCTACTCTCAATACCGTGACCTAGCATTTTTTATCCTTATTTTTGCCTTAGGATTGGTGTCTTTCATTGTCCGACGGAGACAGCATGCCTGA